The Cannabis sativa cultivar Pink pepper isolate KNU-18-1 chromosome 8, ASM2916894v1, whole genome shotgun sequence genomic interval CAACATATAAACATATATCGCTGCCTTTGCATTCACCGTACCAGTTAAAGCAAGAGAGTGATATCCACCACTCGCTATCTGTATGATGCGAAAATCTTCAAGACTAGTAACTAGCGTTGGCTTCCAACCACCAATGTTATCACCTCTTCCAAGTTCGTAGTTAGAGTTCgctgagaaaaataaaatcaaacaaaagTTAATCAATACCTGTTGGCTTTAAGAAAATTGTCACAAGTAGATAAATCTTTTGTTTGTCTTAGTATCACACTATCATTGATGGCAAAACCTGTCTAGTGTTAGCCAGATAAGACCCATAGTTTAGCACAAAATATAGTAATATTCTTGTTTGTCTCATAAGGTCTACGATTGATTAGTATATCATCCTCAGTTCAATCTCCTcgtgtttttcttttttgtatgcTGAATGGTAGATTCAGTTTCAAACAACATTATCATCACcaaggaaaattttattttcactaTCCATCACCTTGATGTTGAAGATCCCATATCTTAATAGTATATATCCATAATTGCTCTATGACTGTTCAAGTTCACTAACcccaaaagattaaaaaaaaaaagaaaaagatcgaCTTTATAAAGAAGACAGACGAATGAAAAGcatttattaaagaaaaaaaaactgatgTCCACACCTCCCCAGTTCCAAATTTTTCCATCTTCAGTAAGTGCCGTTGTGAAAAATCCCCCACAAGAAACAGCAGCCACAGGAACAGGTAATAAGTTCACTTTGGAAGGCACACTATATCCACCACCCTCATTTGGACCACGATTTGGGCCAAGTCCCAATCTACCTTCTCCTTCATCACGGCCCCAAATATAGAGTTCACCTACATTCCAAGAAGTAAACaccaatatgaaaataaaactgAATGGATAAGAAGACATTAAAAACCTAAGGAGACACATAACACAAAGGCATAAATTAAACCACGCTTAGActaaatttaacaaaataaagaacataTTTGCATTCTCATTCAGCTCTAGTCAATTAGATTGTTGCATGATTCCATACTCCCCTCTCTAATTTCCGACACAGTTCATATACTCATTTTCCCTTTAAAACAAGCAAAACTACACAAGAACTTCGAAGATTCTTTGAAATTTCAAATTTGAACGATTCTAAAGAAGTCATCAAGACTAAAACTTTGCACACACCTGAATCCGTAATGGCAGCAGTATGAGTACCACTAGTTGCAATATGGTGTATTTTTCCACTCCATGAACCTTCCACCAATCTAGGCAGCAATTCTCTAGTATAAACAGAATGCCCAAGAGCACCAAAACCACCATAACCCCTGCAAACTTCATTTTTTATGATAAACCATGACCTTATGTGAACCAAAAATAAAGAATCTTCACATTGAATAACAGCACAACCATAAGTagtaacacatacatacatatattagaCACAAGGGAAAATCACTACGTTTAGTTTACAACATGATTTGATATCAAAACAACCCTTTTATCATTTGTAATGCAAAAAGACACGAAATGGGGTATGCTCTATTGAAAGTAAGGAGTGGCATACTGACCAAGTGAATACCTGACCGTCCGTGGTGAGAACGACGGAGTGGATTCCACCAAGAGCCACTGACCGTACGGTATCCAAATGGGGGTTCAGTGTAGGCACAAACGCAGGATTCTCATGGCCAAAGCCAAGTCGGCCACCATCGCCTTTGCCCCACATCCAAAGCTTGCCATCCACAACCAACGACGAGTGGAAGAGCCCACACGAAATGCCCACCTCCATCAGATTCCTGCTCTCTTCGTTAACTGGTACCGATAATCGGCCCGGGGAGGGGGAGAGAGAAAAAGATGAGGAGGGAACAAGAAGGTTAGCTACAGGAGTTGGGTAGAGACGTATTTCCTCGATGCCGCCGCCGAGCTGACCGGAGGCTCCTCTGCCCCACGAAAGAA includes:
- the LOC115700996 gene encoding RCC1 domain-containing protein RUG3, mitochondrial → MSYLRRQLSSSRFLTRRISSPFSTTTSNRKVPQLYKPETIEHQNDAVTTATTHLQILSWGRGASGQLGGGIEEIRLYPTPVANLLVPSSSFSLSPSPGRLSVPVNEESRNLMEVGISCGLFHSSLVVDGKLWMWGKGDGGRLGFGHENPAFVPTLNPHLDTVRSVALGGIHSVVLTTDGQVFTWGYGGFGALGHSVYTRELLPRLVEGSWSGKIHHIATSGTHTAAITDSGELYIWGRDEGEGRLGLGPNRGPNEGGGYSVPSKVNLLPVPVAAVSCGGFFTTALTEDGKIWNWGANSNYELGRGDNIGGWKPTLVTSLEDFRIIQIASGGYHSLALTDDGKVLSWGHGGHGQLGHSSISSCKTPEVIEALANERVVYIACGGSSSAAVTDDGKLFMWGNSKDSQLGVPGLPEVQPSPVMVNFLMEEDGLGPQQVLSVAVGASHAMCLVSRSNA